Proteins from a genomic interval of Sphingopyxis sp. QXT-31:
- a CDS encoding class I mannose-6-phosphate isomerase has protein sequence MKAQKLDTIWVEKPWGVDRLPPPFDARTDGRVGEIWFRPPQSNPLLVKYIFTSERLSIQVHPDDRQAQARGLPAGKEECWYILGAEPGAMLGIGTGRSLSERELADAARSGAIEALMEWHPVRANMFFHIPPGTVHAIGAGVTLVEIQQNVDVTYRLYDYGRPRELHLADGTAVAKAGPMSRDLCRQVDIAESALLLDSRHLVVAHLNANDLSPLADARDGAMIVPLGGTVAAEGVTAQAGECLWAEDVTTIEAGAGARFLAGWHKP, from the coding sequence ATGAAAGCACAGAAGCTTGATACGATCTGGGTCGAGAAACCCTGGGGCGTCGATCGGCTCCCTCCGCCCTTCGACGCACGGACCGATGGCCGCGTCGGCGAAATCTGGTTTCGTCCGCCCCAATCCAATCCGCTGCTCGTGAAATATATCTTCACGAGCGAGCGCCTGTCGATCCAGGTCCATCCCGACGACCGGCAAGCGCAGGCGCGCGGACTTCCCGCAGGCAAGGAGGAATGCTGGTACATTCTGGGTGCCGAACCCGGGGCTATGCTCGGGATCGGAACGGGTCGTTCGCTCAGCGAGCGCGAACTCGCCGATGCCGCCCGCTCGGGCGCTATCGAGGCGCTCATGGAGTGGCATCCGGTGCGCGCGAACATGTTCTTTCATATTCCGCCCGGAACCGTCCATGCAATCGGTGCCGGGGTCACACTCGTCGAAATCCAGCAGAATGTGGATGTTACCTATCGTCTCTACGATTACGGCCGCCCGCGCGAGCTGCACCTCGCCGATGGGACGGCGGTCGCGAAGGCTGGGCCAATGTCACGCGATCTCTGCCGCCAAGTCGATATCGCAGAGAGCGCGTTGTTGCTCGACAGCCGCCATCTCGTGGTCGCGCACCTGAACGCCAACGACCTTTCGCCGCTTGCCGATGCGAGGGATGGGGCGATGATCGTCCCCCTCGGCGGTACGGTCGCAGCTGAGGGCGTGACCGCGCAGGCGGGCGAGTGCCTGTGGGCCGAAGACGTCACCACCATCGAGGCCGGAGCCGGCGCGCGTTTTCTGGCGGGTTGGCACAAGCCTTGA
- the asd gene encoding archaetidylserine decarboxylase (Phosphatidylserine decarboxylase is synthesized as a single chain precursor. Generation of the pyruvoyl active site from a Ser is coupled to cleavage of a Gly-Ser bond between the larger (beta) and smaller (alpha chains). It is an integral membrane protein.) has product MFKRLTILAQHAMPKRRLTEFVGRVASSSGWLTPKLIRWFVARYGVDMSEAHNPDIRSYASFNDFFTRPLIAGARPLAAADFICPVDGAISQFGAIDDHHIVQAKGHRFTTTAILGGDAALGSTFRDGSFANLYLSPKDYHRLHMPCDGELRRMIHVPGSLFSVNPTTARGVPGLFARNERVICLFESPTHGHFAMILVGATIVGSIATSWHGVVNAKRSSKISSWSYAPDEVSLRKGDEMGRFLLGSTIVMLFEKQAIAFNPDWFPERRVRLGEEMGSAVEKASGG; this is encoded by the coding sequence ATGTTCAAGCGCCTGACAATTCTTGCCCAGCATGCGATGCCGAAGCGGCGGCTGACCGAATTCGTCGGCCGTGTGGCTTCATCGTCCGGCTGGCTGACCCCCAAGCTGATCCGATGGTTCGTCGCGAGATACGGCGTCGACATGAGCGAGGCCCACAATCCGGATATTCGCAGCTATGCGAGCTTCAACGACTTCTTCACCCGCCCGCTGATAGCGGGCGCGCGCCCGCTCGCCGCGGCCGATTTCATCTGCCCGGTCGACGGTGCGATCAGTCAGTTCGGCGCGATCGACGATCATCACATCGTCCAGGCCAAGGGCCACCGTTTCACCACCACCGCAATATTGGGCGGCGACGCTGCGCTGGGGTCGACGTTTCGCGACGGCAGTTTCGCCAACCTCTATCTTTCGCCCAAGGATTATCACCGGCTGCACATGCCGTGCGACGGGGAGCTCAGACGCATGATCCACGTCCCGGGCTCGCTCTTTTCCGTCAACCCGACGACCGCGCGCGGGGTGCCCGGCCTTTTCGCGCGCAACGAGCGGGTCATATGCCTGTTCGAGTCCCCCACTCACGGCCATTTCGCGATGATACTCGTAGGTGCGACCATCGTCGGCAGCATCGCAACGTCATGGCATGGCGTGGTGAATGCAAAGCGATCGAGCAAGATATCGTCATGGTCCTACGCCCCCGATGAAGTCTCGCTGCGCAAGGGCGACGAGATGGGTCGCTTTCTCCTCGGCTCCACGATCGTGATGCTGTTCGAGAAGCAAGCGATCGCGTTCAACCCCGATTGGTTTCCCGAACGGCGGGTACGCCTCGGAGAGGAGATGGGAAGCGCCGTAGAGAAAGCCTCGGGCGGATAG
- a CDS encoding GNAT family N-acetyltransferase, translated as MATEPTADELRAMAEHRGMKLVRSRKRTPGVGDYGKFGLTDAAGKPLLGIGEQGLMASAADIAHYLRGGAADSWKLSAEREPAAKRAKKAPKAAEPIEERSPIRRRGKTSPPPSPEPARRRQDPPPPPKAKPVLRIVKPEALPEPELSLRPATGKDRKALARLLAQLAEPPERISIDANVEAIGKAKAGLLVADAGGLVGCCAWGVVPTLQHGLVGRVTLLLVDGDHRRRGIGTALLTAAETALAKGGCGTIEIMSDIMINNAHNFLRARNYDMKSYRFLRSAGGAPKARRD; from the coding sequence ATGGCGACCGAGCCGACAGCCGACGAGCTACGCGCCATGGCCGAACATCGCGGGATGAAACTCGTCCGGTCGCGAAAGCGAACGCCGGGCGTCGGCGACTATGGGAAGTTCGGCCTCACCGATGCGGCGGGCAAGCCGCTCCTCGGGATCGGCGAACAAGGGCTCATGGCAAGCGCCGCCGACATCGCGCACTATCTTCGCGGCGGCGCGGCCGACAGCTGGAAACTCTCGGCCGAACGCGAACCCGCGGCGAAGCGTGCCAAGAAGGCACCCAAAGCTGCCGAACCCATCGAGGAGCGTTCGCCTATCCGCCGACGCGGAAAAACGAGTCCGCCACCGTCACCCGAGCCTGCACGAAGGCGGCAGGATCCGCCGCCGCCGCCGAAAGCCAAGCCGGTGCTGAGGATCGTCAAACCCGAAGCCCTGCCGGAGCCCGAGCTCAGCCTGCGGCCCGCGACGGGCAAGGACCGAAAGGCTCTCGCCCGTCTGCTCGCGCAGCTTGCCGAGCCGCCCGAGCGCATATCGATCGATGCGAACGTTGAGGCGATCGGCAAAGCGAAGGCCGGGCTTCTCGTCGCCGATGCCGGCGGGCTGGTCGGATGCTGCGCCTGGGGCGTCGTTCCGACCTTGCAGCACGGCCTCGTCGGCCGCGTCACCCTGCTGCTTGTCGACGGCGACCATCGGCGCCGCGGCATCGGGACGGCGCTCCTGACCGCCGCCGAAACGGCTCTCGCCAAGGGCGGATGCGGCACGATCGAGATCATGAGCGACATCATGATCAACAACGCCCACAACTTCCTGCGCGCGCGGAACTATGATATGAAGAGTTACCGCTTCCTCCGTTCGGCGGGAGGGGCGCCAAAAGCCCGGCGAGACTGA
- a CDS encoding KTSC domain-containing protein: MRARRFTRSTMIDHVAYDEAASVLSISFRDSGKYLYHGVPRAIYDGLCAADSLGAFFNAHIKDHFRCERDPARRRFGPGA; the protein is encoded by the coding sequence ATGCGCGCGCGCCGCTTCACCCGCTCGACCATGATCGACCATGTCGCCTATGACGAGGCGGCGTCGGTGCTTTCCATCAGCTTCCGGGACAGCGGCAAATATCTTTATCATGGCGTCCCGCGCGCGATCTACGACGGGCTGTGCGCCGCGGATTCGCTCGGCGCCTTCTTCAACGCGCATATCAAGGATCATTTCCGCTGCGAGCGCGACCCGGCGCGCAGGCGGTTCGGTCCTGGTGCCTGA